One window of Papaver somniferum cultivar HN1 chromosome 9, ASM357369v1, whole genome shotgun sequence genomic DNA carries:
- the LOC113313614 gene encoding monofunctional riboflavin biosynthesis protein RIBA 3, chloroplastic-like isoform X1: protein MDCFSLQHHPLVPHKFINSSSCNNRYFVAPWSLVPIKTNSWCREVGFTGSVFDESSLTKENQNGSLPFETLKAEITQETVDFFVSDAEGDPDCPTDGFSSIDQALVALRQGKFVIAVDDENEGTEGDLIMAASLINTQSMGFMVKHGSGIISVGMKEDDLERLNLPLMSSFGEDEDSAPPSFTITVDAKVGVSSGVSASDRAKTVLALSSPNSKAEDFRKPGHVFPLKYRNGGVLSRAGHTEASVDLVGLAGFRHVSVLSAIIDADDGSMARLPYLRKLAAEYGLPIILITDLIRYRRKREKLVERTGVSRLPTKWGLFEAYCYRSKLDGMEHVAVVKGSIENGEDVLVRVHSECLTGDIFGSARCDCGNQLSLAMEIIEQAGRGVMIYLRGHEGRGIGLGHKLQAYNLQDQGHDTVEANLELGFAADARDYGIGAQMLRDIGVRTMRLMTNNPAKFTGLKGYGLAVVERVPVITPITEENRRYLETKRTKMGHIYASDLSGALASFRDPDINVTDQDQQDNEI from the exons ATGGATTGTTTTTCGCTTCAACATCATCCATTGGTTCCTCATAAATTCATTAATTCTTCCAG CTGCAACAACCGCTACTTTGTGGCGCCTTGGAGTTTAGTACCAATCAAGACAAACTCTTGGTGTAGAGAAGTTGGGTTCACAGGGAGTGTATTTGATGAAAGTTCTCTGACGAAGGAAAATCAAAATGGATCCCTTCCTTTTGAGACTTTAAAGGCAGAAATCACTCAAGAAACTGTTGATTTTTTTGTTAGTGATGCAGAAGGTGATCCCGACTGCCCAACAGATGGGTTTTCTTCCATTGATCAGGCACTCGTCGCGTTACGCCAAGGGAAG TTTGTAATTGCTGTAGATGATGAAAATGAGGGAACTGAAGGAGATCTTATCATGGCAGCGTCTCTAATAAACACTCAATCCATGGGATTTATGGTTAAACATGGGTCAGGGATCATATCTGTAGGCATGAAAGAAGACGATCTTGAAAGGCTAAATCTTCCTTTGATGTCATCTTTTGGCGAAGACGAGGATTCTGCTCCCCCAAGTTTTACAATCACAGTG GATGCAAAAGTTGGTGTATCGAGTGGAGTTTCAGCTTCAGACAGGGCGAAAACTGTGCTTGCACTTTCATCTCCTAATTCTAAAGCTGAAGATTTTAGAAAGCCAGGTCACGTGTTTCCGCTCAAGTATAGAAATGGAGGGGTTCTAAGTAGAGCAGGCCATACAGAAGCTTCGGTAGATTTGGTTGGGCTGGCTGGGTTCCGACATGTATCTGTTCTTTCTGCCATCATTGATGCTGATGATGGTTCCATGGCCCGCTTGCCATATTTAAGGAAATTGGCAGCGGAATATGGTTTACCAATCATATTGATTACTGATTTGATCCG GTATAGAAGGAAGAGAGAGAAATTGGTGGAAAGAACTGGTGTATCCCGTTTACCAACTAAATGGGGTCTATTCGAGGCTTACTGTTATCGTTCAAAGTTAGATGGAATGGAGCATGTGGCTGTCGTAAAG GGAAGTATAGAAAATGGGGAAGATGTTCTTGTAAGGGTTCATTCGGAGTGCTTAACCGGGGATATATTTGGATCAGCCAGGTGTGATTGTGGAAACCAGTTATCTTTGGCAATGGAAATCATCGAGCAGGCTGGCCGCGGAGTGATGATTTATTTACGTGGCCATGAAGGCAGAGGAATTGGTTTAGGTCACAAACTTCAGGCCTACAATTTGCAGGACCAAGGGCATGACACTGTTGAAGCTAACTTGGAACTTGGGTTCGCAGCCGATGCTCGTGACTACGGAATAGGAGCCCAG ATGCTAAGGGACATTGGAGTTCGAACCATGCGATTAATGACCAATAATCCAGCCAAATTTACTGGTCTAAAAGGCTACGGTTTAGCTGTGGTGGAGCGAGTTCCAGTAATCACACCTATAACCGAAGAAAACAGAAGATACTTGGAAACTAAACGTACCAAGATGGGTCACATTTATGCATCTGATTTGTCTGGAGCATTAGCCAGTTTTCGTGACCCTGATATAAATGTGACAGACCAGGATCAACAAGACAATGAGATATAG
- the LOC113313614 gene encoding monofunctional riboflavin biosynthesis protein RIBA 3, chloroplastic-like isoform X2 gives MDCFSLQHHPLVPHKFINSSSCNNRYFVAPWSLVPIKTNSWCREVGFTGSVFDESSLTKENQNGSLPFETLKAEITQETVDFFVSDAEGDPDCPTDGFSSIDQALVALRQGKVGYPNSPIITSLINTQSMGFMVKHGSGIISVGMKEDDLERLNLPLMSSFGEDEDSAPPSFTITVDAKVGVSSGVSASDRAKTVLALSSPNSKAEDFRKPGHVFPLKYRNGGVLSRAGHTEASVDLVGLAGFRHVSVLSAIIDADDGSMARLPYLRKLAAEYGLPIILITDLIRYRRKREKLVERTGVSRLPTKWGLFEAYCYRSKLDGMEHVAVVKGSIENGEDVLVRVHSECLTGDIFGSARCDCGNQLSLAMEIIEQAGRGVMIYLRGHEGRGIGLGHKLQAYNLQDQGHDTVEANLELGFAADARDYGIGAQMLRDIGVRTMRLMTNNPAKFTGLKGYGLAVVERVPVITPITEENRRYLETKRTKMGHIYASDLSGALASFRDPDINVTDQDQQDNEI, from the exons ATGGATTGTTTTTCGCTTCAACATCATCCATTGGTTCCTCATAAATTCATTAATTCTTCCAG CTGCAACAACCGCTACTTTGTGGCGCCTTGGAGTTTAGTACCAATCAAGACAAACTCTTGGTGTAGAGAAGTTGGGTTCACAGGGAGTGTATTTGATGAAAGTTCTCTGACGAAGGAAAATCAAAATGGATCCCTTCCTTTTGAGACTTTAAAGGCAGAAATCACTCAAGAAACTGTTGATTTTTTTGTTAGTGATGCAGAAGGTGATCCCGACTGCCCAACAGATGGGTTTTCTTCCATTGATCAGGCACTCGTCGCGTTACGCCAAGGGAAGGTCGGATATCCGAACTCACCAATCATAA CGTCTCTAATAAACACTCAATCCATGGGATTTATGGTTAAACATGGGTCAGGGATCATATCTGTAGGCATGAAAGAAGACGATCTTGAAAGGCTAAATCTTCCTTTGATGTCATCTTTTGGCGAAGACGAGGATTCTGCTCCCCCAAGTTTTACAATCACAGTG GATGCAAAAGTTGGTGTATCGAGTGGAGTTTCAGCTTCAGACAGGGCGAAAACTGTGCTTGCACTTTCATCTCCTAATTCTAAAGCTGAAGATTTTAGAAAGCCAGGTCACGTGTTTCCGCTCAAGTATAGAAATGGAGGGGTTCTAAGTAGAGCAGGCCATACAGAAGCTTCGGTAGATTTGGTTGGGCTGGCTGGGTTCCGACATGTATCTGTTCTTTCTGCCATCATTGATGCTGATGATGGTTCCATGGCCCGCTTGCCATATTTAAGGAAATTGGCAGCGGAATATGGTTTACCAATCATATTGATTACTGATTTGATCCG GTATAGAAGGAAGAGAGAGAAATTGGTGGAAAGAACTGGTGTATCCCGTTTACCAACTAAATGGGGTCTATTCGAGGCTTACTGTTATCGTTCAAAGTTAGATGGAATGGAGCATGTGGCTGTCGTAAAG GGAAGTATAGAAAATGGGGAAGATGTTCTTGTAAGGGTTCATTCGGAGTGCTTAACCGGGGATATATTTGGATCAGCCAGGTGTGATTGTGGAAACCAGTTATCTTTGGCAATGGAAATCATCGAGCAGGCTGGCCGCGGAGTGATGATTTATTTACGTGGCCATGAAGGCAGAGGAATTGGTTTAGGTCACAAACTTCAGGCCTACAATTTGCAGGACCAAGGGCATGACACTGTTGAAGCTAACTTGGAACTTGGGTTCGCAGCCGATGCTCGTGACTACGGAATAGGAGCCCAG ATGCTAAGGGACATTGGAGTTCGAACCATGCGATTAATGACCAATAATCCAGCCAAATTTACTGGTCTAAAAGGCTACGGTTTAGCTGTGGTGGAGCGAGTTCCAGTAATCACACCTATAACCGAAGAAAACAGAAGATACTTGGAAACTAAACGTACCAAGATGGGTCACATTTATGCATCTGATTTGTCTGGAGCATTAGCCAGTTTTCGTGACCCTGATATAAATGTGACAGACCAGGATCAACAAGACAATGAGATATAG
- the LOC113313615 gene encoding protein RETICULATA-RELATED 3, chloroplastic-like produces MAAVAQLRFSPQSNPHDLAGNSQFSTRTSSRLPSLPLSSPSNISFNSHSPANLSLSLLQSKSSKPEFSVNAELSADSGGNSGSGIGNHNTGGGGNSGGGGDSGRRNNDGDGNSDNQFSASGFGFLGLLLNGWRSRVAADPQFPFKVLMEEIVGVSACVLGDMASRPNFGLNELDFVFSTLVVGSILNFVLMYLLAPTMGSASSSLPAIFASCPQSHMFEPGMFTLLDRFGTFIYKGAVFAAVGFAAGLVGTAISNGLIIARKKMDPNFETPNKPPPTLLNAMTWAAHMGLSSNFRYQTLNGIEFLLAKGLPPVVFKGSVVILRCMNNVLGGVSFVTLARLTGSQKVEGKPVVSIKEGVEEETGTAEEKVNLVEEK; encoded by the coding sequence ATGGCGGCTGTAGCCCAGCTTCGGTTTTCTCCTCAATCAAACCCACACGATCTTGCTGGGAACTCTCAGTTCTCAACTCGAACTTCTTCTCGTCTTCCATCACTCCCTCTTTCTAGTCCATCAAATATCTCATTCAACTCTCATTCTCCTGCTAATCTATCACTATCTTTACTGCAATCCAAATCTTCAAAGCCCGAATTCTCTGTAAATGCAGAACTATCCGCGGACAGTGGTGGCAACAGTGGCAGTGGGATTGGTAATCACAACACAGGAGGAGGTGGAAACAGTGGTGGAGGGGGGGACTCTGGTCGACGTAATAATGATGGTGATGGCAATTCAGACAACCAATTTTCTGCATCTGGTTTTGGATTTTTAGGGCTTTTACTGAATGGATGGAGATCCAGAGTTGCTGCCGATCCACAATTCCCGTTTAAGGTTTTAATGGAAGAAATTGTAGGTGTGAGTGCATGTGTTCTTGGTGATATGGCATCTCGTCCTAATTTTGGGCTTAACGAGCTGGATTTTGTTTTCTCGACTCTTGTTGTCGGATCAATTTTGAATTTTGTTCTGATGTATCTGTTAGCCCCAACAATGGGTTCAGCATCTTCATCTCTTCCTGCCATCTTTGCCAGCTGTCCACAGAGCCATatgtttgaacccgggatgtttacTCTTCTCGATCGATTTGGGACTTTTATTTACAAAGGAGCTGTTTTTGCTGCGGTTGGGTTTGCTGCTGGACTTGTTGGAACTGCTATTTCGAATGGATTGATTATAGCGAGAAAGAAGATGGATCCTAATTTTGAGACACCAAACAAGCCTCCACCTACACTTTTGAATGCAATGACTTGGGCGGCTCATATGGGTTTGAGCAGTAACTTTAGATATCAAACTCTCAACGGGATCGAATTTTTGTTAGCAAAGGGTCTCCCTCCAGTTGTGTTTAAGGGCTCAGTTGTCATCTTGAGGTGTATGAATAATGTTCTTGGAGGAGTTTCTTTTGTGACTTTGGCAAGGTTGACGGGATCTCAAAAGGTCGAAGGGAAGCCAGTTGTTAGCATAAAAGAAGGTGTGGAGGAAGAAACAGGAACTGCTGAAGAAAAGGTTAACTTGGTGGAAGAGAAATGA